A segment of the Sulfitobacter sp. D7 genome:
CCTCGCCCATGAGCGCGACCACCATCTGCTGATCTGGATCACCCGGGGCCAGGGTCGGTTGCTGCTGGATGGGCAACGCCGGGGCATCAGCCCCCATAACGCACTCTGGATACCGGCGCGGTCGCTCTTTGCTCTGGAGCTGGGCTATCAATGTCTGGGCCATGCGGTGCTGATCCCGGAAGACCGCGATGTGCGTTTGCCCGAAATGCCGCGCCAGTTGCGCATCCGCGACGGTGTAGCCCAATCCGAAATTGCGGCCCTGATCGAACAGACCCAGCGGGAGGTTCAGCAAGGCCGCCCCCTCCAACAAGACGCGCTGAAGGCTCAGGTCGCGCTGATATCGGTATGGCTCCGCCGGCAGATCATGTCAGACGAACATGCCGCCCCCCGGCCCAAGGCCGGCGACAGGCTCAGCGCGCGGTTCTGCGCCCTGATCGCCCAGCGCGCGCCCAAGGGTGGCAGCATGGCCGATCACGCAGCGGAACTGGGCGTCACGCCGACCCATCTGACCCGCGCTGTCAAAGCGGCCACCGGCAAATCCGCCGCTGATCTCTTGACGGAACGCAGTTGCCATGCCGCCCGGCGTCTGTTGGCCGAAACCGATCAAACCGCCGCCGAGATCGCAGCCTCTCTGGGCTTTGGCTCCGCTGCCTATTTCACCCGTTTCATGCAGCAGCACAGCGGCCTCCCCCCCAGCAAGCTGCGCTGATCCGCGCCCGAAATGTCGCTTTCAGACCCTCAAAATGTCGCAAAAACTCCCTCAAACGGCTCAGCCGAATGTTGACGCGCGACCAATTTATGTGCCTGATGGCTGAACTGCTCTGAAAACAGTCAGATCAACGACCAAGCGCGTGACGCTGGGAAAGACCGCCAATGGGTCTTAGGCATCACAGTGCGCACAGGCAGCAACGTCTGCCGCGAACAGAACCGGCGCTGTGATGGCGCCGCACAAATCAAAAAGGCCACAAAGGCCGCATCGTCGGGCCAAGTCACCGCCCGACCCTGCCACAGGGGACCACATGGGACTATTCATTTTGCGCCGGCTGGGTGTGATGTTGCTGACGGCGCTCTGCCTGACGTTCATCGTATTCTGGCTGACCAATCTCTATCCGAACCTCGAAAAGCTCGCCAAGACCCAAGGCAACTTCCGCATGTCCGACGAGGCAGTGGCCAGCTACCTTGAAAGCCGCGGCTATCTGCAACCCACCGTCGACAAGTTCGGCGAATGGCTGGGCGTGTTGCCCGGATGGGTCACCGAAGGCGACACGCCGGAAGAGACCTTTGGCCGCTGTTTCGCCCCCGGCACCCCGGTAGAGGCGCGCGCCACCCGCTGCGGCATCCTGCAAGGCGATTGGGGCTTTTCGACCGTCTTCAAAGAACCCGTGGGCGAAACCGTCCTGACGCGCCTCGCACTCACCGGCAAGTTGATGTTCTGGGTGCTGATGCTGATGGTCCCCTCGGCGCTGATCGTCGGTGTGCTGGCGGGCATGCGCGAAGGCTCCAAGCTTGACCGCTCGCTCTCGACCTTCTCCATCGCCACCACGGCGACGCCTGAATATGTCTCGGGCGTGATCTTCATCGCGGTGCTGGCCTCCTCGCGCTTTGGCCTCTCGCCGCTTCTGGCGGAATGGGGCTGGATCGACAGTAAAACCCTATTTCTTGGCTCCGCCACGTCTGCCATGAAAGACGCCAACTTCTGGAACTTCTTCCTGCCGGTGCTGACCATCTCGCTCTACGGCATGGGCTATATCGCCCGGATGACGCGGGCGTCGATGACCGAGGTGATGACCGCGCAGTATATCCGCACAGCGCGGCTCAAGGGGGTGAAATTCTCTGAGATCGTGCTGAAACACGCCCTGCGCAACGCGCTGATCGCGCCCTTCACGGTGATCATGCTGCAAATCCCATGGCTGCTGAACGGTGTGGTGATTGTGGAGACGCTGTTCAACTACAAGGGCTTCGGCTGGCTCCTCGTCCAAGCGGCTGCGAACAACGACATCGAACTGCTGCTCGCCGTTTCGGTCGTGTCGGTCATCGTCGTGCTTGTGACGCAGTTGATCTCTGATATCGGCTACGTTTTCCTCAACCCGCGCATTCGCATTTCTTAAGGGAGCATGGACATGGAACAACTGACATGGACCGGGTCTCTTGCGGGGCTCAACATCATCTTCCTCGGCCTTTGCGTGATGCTGGCCTTGGCTGTCGCGGCGCAGATTGTCGTTTCCTTCCTGCCTGCCAGTGAGGCACAAGAGATCAACCCCGACGGCACCGTTGCCCGACGGGGCGGTGTGGCGGGCGGACTGAACCGTGCGGTGATCCTGCTGTTTGCGCTGCTGATCCTTGTGGTGCTGATCTATATCGTCGCCGGTGCCTTCATGGGGCCGCAGGCAGGCATCTTCGGCGGCATGTCGCAGCAGATGCTGCCGGTCTGGATCGCGCTGATCCTGACCTTCGCCGTCTCCATCCACTTCAAACGCCGCCTTGGCCTCTACGGCAAGCTATTCGACAGCACCGTGGGGATGATCGGCTTTGCCATCGTCATGTTCTGGGTATTCACCGGAGTCTTTGGCGGGTTGTTCGACCTGCTGGTGACGCACGACAGCCTTAGCCAAACTTCGGGCATGAAGAACAAGCTGCCCGGCACCCCGCTGCGCAGCCCCGATGAGGGCGAATACCCGTGGTTCCTGTTGGGCGGTGATAACCTTGCCCGCGATGTCTTCTCTCGGCTGATCAAGGGCTCTTGGGTCGTGGTGCAGATCGCGCCGCTGGCGACGCTCTTTGCCTTTATGGTCGGGATCACGCTGGGCCTGCCTGCGGGCTATTACGGCGGGCGGCTGGATACGATCCTCAGCTTTCTGGCGAACCTGATCCTCGCGTTTCCGGTGATCTTGCTGTTCTACCTGTTGGTCACGCCCGAGATCGTGCTGACCGGCATCCCGAACTACATGGCCGTGTTCCTGTTTATCTTCCCGCTGATCTTCCTCGCGGTGCTGCTGAACTCACGCTACTACACGCAGCCTTCGTTCCGCACGCCGCTGCTGATCGTGGTGCTGGGCGTGGTCGGCTGGCTGTACCTGTCGCTGGTCTCTACCGACGGTGCGATCGTGGCGACGGACACCTACCGCATCCCTGGCCTGCCGAGCATGATCGACCTCTTTGATATCGACGCCGGTGTGCTGGTGGTCTTTGTCTCGGTCGTCTTCGTGAACTCGCCCACGGTGTTCCGCATCGTGCGCGGCCTCGCGCTGGACATCAAAACGCGCGACTATGTCGCCGCCGCCCAGACCCGTGGCGAAGGCCCGTGGTACATCATGCTGTGGGAAATTCTGCCCAACGCCCGTGGCCCGCTGATCGTCGATTTCTGCCTGCGCATCGGCTATACCACGATCCTTCTCGGCACTTTGGGGTTCTTCGGCCTTGGGCTGGAAAGCGAGAGCCCGGATTGGGGCAGCACGATCAACGCAGGCCGCCGCCTGCTGTCGCTCTATCCGCACGCGGCCATCGCGCCCGCGCTTGCACTTCTGAGCCTCGTTCTGGGCCTGAACCTGCTGGCCGACGGCCTGCGCGAAGAATCCTTGCGCGACTAAGAAACATCCTCCGGGGGGCGCCCCCTCCCGGACCCTTTTGATCCCCCCGACTGGGAGAGACAAATGCCAAAGACTGATTACGACGGCCCCATTCTTGAGATCAACAACCTGTCGATCTCGTTCTTCACCCGCCTGCGCGAGATCCCCGCCGTGATGGATTTCTCTGTCAGCGTCCAACCGGGCGAAGCTGTGGGGCTGGTGGGCGAAAGCGGCTGCGGCAAGTCGACCGTGGCGCTGGGCGTGATGCAGGATCTGGGCCGCAATGGCCGGATCGTCGGCGGCTCCATCAAGTTCAAGGGCCGCGACCTCAGCGAGATGAGCCCCGAAGAGCTACGCGACATTCGCGGCAGCGAGATCGCGATGATCTATCAAGAGCCGATGGCCAGCCTCAACCCCGCCATGCGGATCGGCAAACAGCTGATGGAAGTGCCGATGATCCACGCTGGCATGTCCGAAAAAGAAGCCTATGTGCGGGCGCTTCAGGTGGTCACGGATGTGAAACTCCCCGATCCAGAGCGCATCTTGAAAGCCTACCCGCACCAACTCTCGGGCGGGCAGCAACAGCGCATCGTGATTGCCATGGCGCTGATGTCCGAACCCTCGCTTCTGATCCTTGATGAGCCGACGACCGCGCTTGACGTGACCGTCGAAGCGGCGGTCGTGGATCTGGTAAAGGACTTGGGCAAGAAATACGGCACCTCAATGCTGTTCATCTCCCACAATCTCGGGCTGGTGCTGGAAACCTGCGACCGCATCTGCGTGATGTATTCCGGCGAAGCGGTCGAGAAAGGCTCCATCCACGATGTCTTCGACGAGATGCAGCACCCCTATACGCAGGCGCTGTTCCGTTCGATCCCACTGCCCGGCGCCGACAAGAACGCGCGGCCTCTTGTGGCCATCCCCGGCAACTTCCCCCTGCCCCATGAACGCCCGCCCGGCTGTAACTTCGGCCCCCGCTGCGATTATTTCATGGCGGGCCGCTGCGATGCCG
Coding sequences within it:
- a CDS encoding helix-turn-helix domain-containing protein, whose translation is MPQTQIQTHTLAQLSAGQDWRLTLAHERDHHLLIWITRGQGRLLLDGQRRGISPHNALWIPARSLFALELGYQCLGHAVLIPEDRDVRLPEMPRQLRIRDGVAQSEIAALIEQTQREVQQGRPLQQDALKAQVALISVWLRRQIMSDEHAAPRPKAGDRLSARFCALIAQRAPKGGSMADHAAELGVTPTHLTRAVKAATGKSAADLLTERSCHAARRLLAETDQTAAEIAASLGFGSAAYFTRFMQQHSGLPPSKLR
- a CDS encoding ABC transporter permease, whose product is MGLFILRRLGVMLLTALCLTFIVFWLTNLYPNLEKLAKTQGNFRMSDEAVASYLESRGYLQPTVDKFGEWLGVLPGWVTEGDTPEETFGRCFAPGTPVEARATRCGILQGDWGFSTVFKEPVGETVLTRLALTGKLMFWVLMLMVPSALIVGVLAGMREGSKLDRSLSTFSIATTATPEYVSGVIFIAVLASSRFGLSPLLAEWGWIDSKTLFLGSATSAMKDANFWNFFLPVLTISLYGMGYIARMTRASMTEVMTAQYIRTARLKGVKFSEIVLKHALRNALIAPFTVIMLQIPWLLNGVVIVETLFNYKGFGWLLVQAAANNDIELLLAVSVVSVIVVLVTQLISDIGYVFLNPRIRIS
- a CDS encoding ABC transporter permease, which encodes MEQLTWTGSLAGLNIIFLGLCVMLALAVAAQIVVSFLPASEAQEINPDGTVARRGGVAGGLNRAVILLFALLILVVLIYIVAGAFMGPQAGIFGGMSQQMLPVWIALILTFAVSIHFKRRLGLYGKLFDSTVGMIGFAIVMFWVFTGVFGGLFDLLVTHDSLSQTSGMKNKLPGTPLRSPDEGEYPWFLLGGDNLARDVFSRLIKGSWVVVQIAPLATLFAFMVGITLGLPAGYYGGRLDTILSFLANLILAFPVILLFYLLVTPEIVLTGIPNYMAVFLFIFPLIFLAVLLNSRYYTQPSFRTPLLIVVLGVVGWLYLSLVSTDGAIVATDTYRIPGLPSMIDLFDIDAGVLVVFVSVVFVNSPTVFRIVRGLALDIKTRDYVAAAQTRGEGPWYIMLWEILPNARGPLIVDFCLRIGYTTILLGTLGFFGLGLESESPDWGSTINAGRRLLSLYPHAAIAPALALLSLVLGLNLLADGLREESLRD